The Solanum lycopersicum chromosome 9, SLM_r2.1 genome window below encodes:
- the PYL9 gene encoding abscisic acid receptor PYL9 yields the protein MPPKSSLLLQRITTTTTSTSSKQRTPIPCTTQVPDSITSHHTHSVSPNQCCSAVIQRISAPISTVWSVLRRFDNPQAYKHFVKSCHVIGGDGKVGTVREVRVISGLPAANSMERLEILDEERHVISFSVVGGDHRLVNYRSVTTLHSDQSSGTTIVVESYVVDIPHGNTTEETCVFVDTIVKCNLQSLAQIVENSNTTNLK from the coding sequence atgcctCCAAAATCATCACTTTTACTTCAAAGAATCACCACAACCACCACCAGCACCTCCAGTAAACAACGTACACCAATACCATGTACCACTCAAGTTCCTGATTCAATCACTTCTCATCATACTCATTCCGTTAGCCCTAACCAGTGTTGCTCCGCAGTGATCCAACGTATCTCCGCCCCAATCTCCACCGTTTGGTCCGTACTCCGTCGCTTCGACAACCCTCAAGCATACAAACACTTCGTCAAAAGCTGCCACGTCATCGGTGGCGATGGGAAGGTGGGGACTGTCCGTGAAGTGCGGGTCATATCGGGCCTACCAGCTGCTAACAGCATGGAGAGACTTGAGATCCTTGATGAGGAACGCCACGTCATCAGCTTCAGTGTCGTAGGCGGGGACCACCGCCTGGTGAATTACCGATCTGTTACCACACTCCACTCCGATCAAAGCTCAGGGACGACCATAGTTGTCGAATCGTACGTTGTTGATATACCTCATGGGAATACTACAGAAGAAACATGTGTCTTTGTGGATACTATTGTTAAATGTAACCTTCAATCTCTTGCTCAGATCGTTGAGAATTCAAATACTACAAATTTGAAATGA